A section of the Salmo salar chromosome ssa05, Ssal_v3.1, whole genome shotgun sequence genome encodes:
- the LOC106604768 gene encoding nuclear factor NF-kappa-B p105 subunit isoform X3, producing MQKITQIFNSDAMAEEEAYLPHPQYYDIEPIWDPLNFPPMSLTNSLRTADRPYLQIIEQPKQRGFRFRYGCEGPSHGGLPGASSEKNRKSYPQVKICNYQGLARVVVQLVTNSKDAHLHAHSLVGKQCDKGICITDLQPKDCSISFPNLGILHVTKKNVSKTLEDRMTEAYRMGYNCGIVIHPEIDTIQGEVRIPRELTDHQRSMICSAATKQAKEMDLSVVRLMFTAFLPDSDGGFSRRLDPVISDPIFDSKAPNASNLKIVRMDRTAGCVTGGEEVYLLCDKVQKDDIQVRFYEDDETGLTWEAFGDFSPTDVHRQFAIVFKTPKYRDLNLQKPTSVFVQLKRKSDNETSEPKPFTYHPQIIDKEEVQRKRQKTLPNFQDYNGQGGAGGMYRGTGGGSATGGGPGSGGGGYFQAYSTYNNYGTGYNAGFSPGMSGGGAGIKHATQSRAEDSGDDSDMGDDPSSGAVVADRAQSEEDASAGETKCVLEARLVDVAERQAEALFHYAVTGDVRYLMAPQRHLMTAQDENGDTGLHLGVIHSQTDAVRSLAQVLSALPGEEVLNMRNDLYQTPLHLAVITQQKEAAEALVLAGADVTLSDRNGNTALHLATQQKEGGMVGFLLRHREVVELVDLPNTAGFCSLHLAVLANSLCSLRDLLVSGGNVEVQERSCGRTALHLATELDNVSLAGCLLLEGNADVDCCTYNGSSPLHIAAGRGSVKLTALLMAAGANPHKENFEPLFFREDDCYVDEEEEQDEGYIPGMTPLNMAATPEVLEILNGKEYKPETTIPVFIPPQGDMRSLGSDTKRALCQALECQGGSWESLANTLGLGILNSAFRLSPSPASTLLDSYEVSGGMVKDLLEGLRTVDNSTALTVLQGALCETEQAPLAPQSTTELLGRVQDLKLDGQEDSGVCDSGVELSTA from the exons TACTATGACATAGAGCCAATATGGGATCCTCTGAATTTCCCTCCCATGTCACTCACCAACTCACTCCGGACAG CAGATAGACCCTACCTCCAAATCATTGAACAGCCTAAACAG CGGGGCTTCAGGTTCCGTTATGGGTGTGAGGGGCCCTCTCACGGTGGGCTTCCAGGGGCCTCCAGCGAGAAGAACAGGAAGTCATATCCCCAGGTCAAG ATCTGTAACTACCAGGGGTTGGCACGTGTGGTGGTACAGCTGGTGACCAACTCTAAAGATGCCCACCTCCATGCCCACAGTTTGGTGGGCAAGCAGTGTGACAAGGGCATCTGCATCACAGACCTACAGCCCAAAGACTGCAGCATCAG TTTCCCCAACCTGGGCATCCTCCACGTGACCAAGAAGAATGTGAGTAAGACACTGGAGGACCGTATGACTGAGGCCTACAGGATGGGTTACAACTGTGGTATTGTCATCCACCCCGAGATAGACACCATCCAGGGAGAGGTCCGCATCCCCCGGGAGCTCACTG ATCACCAGAGAAGCATGATCTGCAGTGCAGCAACCAAGCAGGCTAAAGAGATGGATCTAAGCGTGGTGCGCCTCATGTTCACAGCCTTCCTCCCAGATAGTGACGGGGGCTTCTCCCGTAGACTGGACCCCGTCATATCAGACCCCATTTTCGACAGCA AAGCTCCTAATGCATCCAACCTGAAGATTGTGCGGATGGACCGCACAGCTGGCTGTGtgacaggaggagaagaggtcTACCTGCTCTGTGACAAGGTCCAGaaag ATGACATCCAGGTACGCTTCTATGAGGATGACGAGACAGGGCTGACATGGGAGGCCTTTGGGGACTTCTCCCCCACTGATGTCCATCGACAG TTTGCCATTGTTTTCAAGACCCCCAAATACAGAGACCTGAACCTCCAGAAGCCCACCTCAGTGTTTGTGCAGCTGAAGCGTAAATCGGACAACGAGACGAGCGAGCCCAAGCCCTTCACCTACCACCCACAGATCATAG ATAAGGAAGAGGtgcagaggaagagacagaagaCCCTGCCTAATTTCCAGGACTACAACGGCCAAGGTGGAGCAGGGGGCATGTACCGGGGAACAGGGGGAGGCTCCGCTACGGGGGGAGGACCCGGCTCAGGGGGAGGAG GTTACTTCCAGGCCTATTCCACCTACAATAACTACGGCACCGGCTATAACGCCGGCTTTTCCCCTGGCATGAGTGGTGGCGGGGCGGGCATTAAACATG CTACACAGAGCAGAGCGGAGGACAGCGGTGATGACAGCGACATGGGCGATGACCCGTCCTCGGGGGCAGTGGTGGCGGACCGAGCCCAGTCGGAGGAGGATGCCTCTGCCGGGGAGACaa AATGCGTGCTGGAAGCCAGGCTGGTGGATGTGGCTGAGAGGCAGGCTGAAGCCCTCTTCCATTACGCCGTCACTGGAGATGTCCGCTACCTGATGGCTCCACAGCGCCACCTCATGACGGCTCAGGACGAGAACGGCGACAC TGGTCTCCATCTGGGTGTGATCCACAGCCAGACAGACGCAGTCAGGAGTCTAGCCCAGGTGCTCTCTGCCCTGCCTGGAGAGGAGGTCCTCAACATGAGGAATGACCTCTACCAG ACTCCTTTGCACCTAGCGGTGATAACCCAGCAGAAGGAGGCGGCCGAGGCCCTCGTATTGGCTGGGGCTGATGTAACTCTGTCTGATCGCAACGGaaacacagctctacacctggcCACTCagcagaaggagggagggatggtgggatttCTACTAAGACACAGAGAGGTGGTGGAACTAGTGGACCTCCCCAACACAgcag GATTTTGCTccctccacctggctgtgctggcCAACAGCCTATGTTCCCTCAGGGACCTCCTGGTGAGCGGGGGCAATGTGGAGGTCCAGGAGAGGAGCTGCGGCCGCACGGCACTCCACTTGGCCACTGAGCTGGACAATGTCTCCTTGGCAGGCTGCCTGCTACTGGAG GGGAATGCTGATGTGGACTGCTGCACCTACAACGGCTCCAGCCCTCTCCACATAGCAGCAGGCCGGGGCTCTGTCAAACTGACCGCTCTCCTCATGGCTGCAG GTGCCAATCCTCACAAAGAGAACTTTGAGCCCCTGTTCTTCAGAGAGGATGACTGCTAtgtggatgaggaagaggagcaggATGAAGGCTACATCCCAGGGATGACTCCTCTTAACATGGCAGCCACTCCTGAG GTGTTGGAAATTCTGAATGGCAAAGAGTACAAGCCAGAGACCACCATCCCAGTCTTCATCCCCCCTCAAG GCGATATGCGGAGCCTGGGCTCAGACACAAAGCGGGCATTATGCCAGGCCCTTGAGTGCCAGGGGGGGAGCTGGGAGAGCCTGGCAAACACGCTGGGGCTGGGCATCCTTAACAGCGCCTTCAGACTCAGCCCCTCCCCCGCCAGCACACTGCTGGACAGCtatgag GTGTCCGGGGGAATGGTCAAGGACCTTTTGGAGGGACTCAGGACGGTGGATAACTCCACCGCTTTGACAGTACTGCAGGGGGCACTGTGTGAAACAGAGCAGGCTCCTCTAGCTCCCCAAAGCACCACAGAGCTCTTAG GACGTGTCCAGGATCTGAAGCTGGACGGACAGGAGGACAGCGGCGTGTGTGACAGTGGGGTGGAGCTCTCCACAGCGTGA
- the LOC106604768 gene encoding nuclear factor NF-kappa-B p105 subunit isoform X2, with translation MAEEEAYLPHPQYYDIEPIWDPLNFPPMSLTNSLRTADRPYLQIIEQPKQRGFRFRYGCEGPSHGGLPGASSEKNRKSYPQVKICNYQGLARVVVQLVTNSKDAHLHAHSLVGKQCDKGICITDLQPKDCSISFPNLGILHVTKKNVSKTLEDRMTEAYRMGYNCGIVIHPEIDTIQGEVRIPRELTDHQRSMICSAATKQAKEMDLSVVRLMFTAFLPDSDGGFSRRLDPVISDPIFDSKAPNASNLKIVRMDRTAGCVTGGEEVYLLCDKVQKDDIQVRFYEDDETGLTWEAFGDFSPTDVHRQFAIVFKTPKYRDLNLQKPTSVFVQLKRKSDNETSEPKPFTYHPQIIDKEEVQRKRQKTLPNFQDYNGQGGAGGMYRGTGGGSATGGGPGSGGGGYFQAYSTYNNYGTGYNAGFSPGMSGGGAGIKHATQSRAEDSGDDSDMGDDPSSGAVVADRAQSEEDASAGETSEERGAGVELGPGDRTGECVLEARLVDVAERQAEALFHYAVTGDVRYLMAPQRHLMTAQDENGDTGLHLGVIHSQTDAVRSLAQVLSALPGEEVLNMRNDLYQTPLHLAVITQQKEAAEALVLAGADVTLSDRNGNTALHLATQQKEGGMVGFLLRHREVVELVDLPNTAGFCSLHLAVLANSLCSLRDLLVSGGNVEVQERSCGRTALHLATELDNVSLAGCLLLEGNADVDCCTYNGSSPLHIAAGRGSVKLTALLMAAGANPHKENFEPLFFREDDCYVDEEEEQDEGYIPGMTPLNMAATPEVLEILNGKEYKPETTIPVFIPPQGDMRSLGSDTKRALCQALECQGGSWESLANTLGLGILNSAFRLSPSPASTLLDSYEVSGGMVKDLLEGLRTVDNSTALTVLQGALCETEQAPLAPQSTTELLGRVQDLKLDGQEDSGVCDSGVELSTA, from the exons TACTATGACATAGAGCCAATATGGGATCCTCTGAATTTCCCTCCCATGTCACTCACCAACTCACTCCGGACAG CAGATAGACCCTACCTCCAAATCATTGAACAGCCTAAACAG CGGGGCTTCAGGTTCCGTTATGGGTGTGAGGGGCCCTCTCACGGTGGGCTTCCAGGGGCCTCCAGCGAGAAGAACAGGAAGTCATATCCCCAGGTCAAG ATCTGTAACTACCAGGGGTTGGCACGTGTGGTGGTACAGCTGGTGACCAACTCTAAAGATGCCCACCTCCATGCCCACAGTTTGGTGGGCAAGCAGTGTGACAAGGGCATCTGCATCACAGACCTACAGCCCAAAGACTGCAGCATCAG TTTCCCCAACCTGGGCATCCTCCACGTGACCAAGAAGAATGTGAGTAAGACACTGGAGGACCGTATGACTGAGGCCTACAGGATGGGTTACAACTGTGGTATTGTCATCCACCCCGAGATAGACACCATCCAGGGAGAGGTCCGCATCCCCCGGGAGCTCACTG ATCACCAGAGAAGCATGATCTGCAGTGCAGCAACCAAGCAGGCTAAAGAGATGGATCTAAGCGTGGTGCGCCTCATGTTCACAGCCTTCCTCCCAGATAGTGACGGGGGCTTCTCCCGTAGACTGGACCCCGTCATATCAGACCCCATTTTCGACAGCA AAGCTCCTAATGCATCCAACCTGAAGATTGTGCGGATGGACCGCACAGCTGGCTGTGtgacaggaggagaagaggtcTACCTGCTCTGTGACAAGGTCCAGaaag ATGACATCCAGGTACGCTTCTATGAGGATGACGAGACAGGGCTGACATGGGAGGCCTTTGGGGACTTCTCCCCCACTGATGTCCATCGACAG TTTGCCATTGTTTTCAAGACCCCCAAATACAGAGACCTGAACCTCCAGAAGCCCACCTCAGTGTTTGTGCAGCTGAAGCGTAAATCGGACAACGAGACGAGCGAGCCCAAGCCCTTCACCTACCACCCACAGATCATAG ATAAGGAAGAGGtgcagaggaagagacagaagaCCCTGCCTAATTTCCAGGACTACAACGGCCAAGGTGGAGCAGGGGGCATGTACCGGGGAACAGGGGGAGGCTCCGCTACGGGGGGAGGACCCGGCTCAGGGGGAGGAG GTTACTTCCAGGCCTATTCCACCTACAATAACTACGGCACCGGCTATAACGCCGGCTTTTCCCCTGGCATGAGTGGTGGCGGGGCGGGCATTAAACATG CTACACAGAGCAGAGCGGAGGACAGCGGTGATGACAGCGACATGGGCGATGACCCGTCCTCGGGGGCAGTGGTGGCGGACCGAGCCCAGTCGGAGGAGGATGCCTCTGCCGGGGAGACaagtgaggagagaggggctggTGTGGAGCTAGGACCAGGGGACAGGACTGGCG AATGCGTGCTGGAAGCCAGGCTGGTGGATGTGGCTGAGAGGCAGGCTGAAGCCCTCTTCCATTACGCCGTCACTGGAGATGTCCGCTACCTGATGGCTCCACAGCGCCACCTCATGACGGCTCAGGACGAGAACGGCGACAC TGGTCTCCATCTGGGTGTGATCCACAGCCAGACAGACGCAGTCAGGAGTCTAGCCCAGGTGCTCTCTGCCCTGCCTGGAGAGGAGGTCCTCAACATGAGGAATGACCTCTACCAG ACTCCTTTGCACCTAGCGGTGATAACCCAGCAGAAGGAGGCGGCCGAGGCCCTCGTATTGGCTGGGGCTGATGTAACTCTGTCTGATCGCAACGGaaacacagctctacacctggcCACTCagcagaaggagggagggatggtgggatttCTACTAAGACACAGAGAGGTGGTGGAACTAGTGGACCTCCCCAACACAgcag GATTTTGCTccctccacctggctgtgctggcCAACAGCCTATGTTCCCTCAGGGACCTCCTGGTGAGCGGGGGCAATGTGGAGGTCCAGGAGAGGAGCTGCGGCCGCACGGCACTCCACTTGGCCACTGAGCTGGACAATGTCTCCTTGGCAGGCTGCCTGCTACTGGAG GGGAATGCTGATGTGGACTGCTGCACCTACAACGGCTCCAGCCCTCTCCACATAGCAGCAGGCCGGGGCTCTGTCAAACTGACCGCTCTCCTCATGGCTGCAG GTGCCAATCCTCACAAAGAGAACTTTGAGCCCCTGTTCTTCAGAGAGGATGACTGCTAtgtggatgaggaagaggagcaggATGAAGGCTACATCCCAGGGATGACTCCTCTTAACATGGCAGCCACTCCTGAG GTGTTGGAAATTCTGAATGGCAAAGAGTACAAGCCAGAGACCACCATCCCAGTCTTCATCCCCCCTCAAG GCGATATGCGGAGCCTGGGCTCAGACACAAAGCGGGCATTATGCCAGGCCCTTGAGTGCCAGGGGGGGAGCTGGGAGAGCCTGGCAAACACGCTGGGGCTGGGCATCCTTAACAGCGCCTTCAGACTCAGCCCCTCCCCCGCCAGCACACTGCTGGACAGCtatgag GTGTCCGGGGGAATGGTCAAGGACCTTTTGGAGGGACTCAGGACGGTGGATAACTCCACCGCTTTGACAGTACTGCAGGGGGCACTGTGTGAAACAGAGCAGGCTCCTCTAGCTCCCCAAAGCACCACAGAGCTCTTAG GACGTGTCCAGGATCTGAAGCTGGACGGACAGGAGGACAGCGGCGTGTGTGACAGTGGGGTGGAGCTCTCCACAGCGTGA
- the LOC106604768 gene encoding nuclear factor NF-kappa-B p105 subunit isoform X1, which produces MQKITQIFNSDAMAEEEAYLPHPQYYDIEPIWDPLNFPPMSLTNSLRTADRPYLQIIEQPKQRGFRFRYGCEGPSHGGLPGASSEKNRKSYPQVKICNYQGLARVVVQLVTNSKDAHLHAHSLVGKQCDKGICITDLQPKDCSISFPNLGILHVTKKNVSKTLEDRMTEAYRMGYNCGIVIHPEIDTIQGEVRIPRELTDHQRSMICSAATKQAKEMDLSVVRLMFTAFLPDSDGGFSRRLDPVISDPIFDSKAPNASNLKIVRMDRTAGCVTGGEEVYLLCDKVQKDDIQVRFYEDDETGLTWEAFGDFSPTDVHRQFAIVFKTPKYRDLNLQKPTSVFVQLKRKSDNETSEPKPFTYHPQIIDKEEVQRKRQKTLPNFQDYNGQGGAGGMYRGTGGGSATGGGPGSGGGGYFQAYSTYNNYGTGYNAGFSPGMSGGGAGIKHATQSRAEDSGDDSDMGDDPSSGAVVADRAQSEEDASAGETSEERGAGVELGPGDRTGECVLEARLVDVAERQAEALFHYAVTGDVRYLMAPQRHLMTAQDENGDTGLHLGVIHSQTDAVRSLAQVLSALPGEEVLNMRNDLYQTPLHLAVITQQKEAAEALVLAGADVTLSDRNGNTALHLATQQKEGGMVGFLLRHREVVELVDLPNTAGFCSLHLAVLANSLCSLRDLLVSGGNVEVQERSCGRTALHLATELDNVSLAGCLLLEGNADVDCCTYNGSSPLHIAAGRGSVKLTALLMAAGANPHKENFEPLFFREDDCYVDEEEEQDEGYIPGMTPLNMAATPEVLEILNGKEYKPETTIPVFIPPQGDMRSLGSDTKRALCQALECQGGSWESLANTLGLGILNSAFRLSPSPASTLLDSYEVSGGMVKDLLEGLRTVDNSTALTVLQGALCETEQAPLAPQSTTELLGRVQDLKLDGQEDSGVCDSGVELSTA; this is translated from the exons TACTATGACATAGAGCCAATATGGGATCCTCTGAATTTCCCTCCCATGTCACTCACCAACTCACTCCGGACAG CAGATAGACCCTACCTCCAAATCATTGAACAGCCTAAACAG CGGGGCTTCAGGTTCCGTTATGGGTGTGAGGGGCCCTCTCACGGTGGGCTTCCAGGGGCCTCCAGCGAGAAGAACAGGAAGTCATATCCCCAGGTCAAG ATCTGTAACTACCAGGGGTTGGCACGTGTGGTGGTACAGCTGGTGACCAACTCTAAAGATGCCCACCTCCATGCCCACAGTTTGGTGGGCAAGCAGTGTGACAAGGGCATCTGCATCACAGACCTACAGCCCAAAGACTGCAGCATCAG TTTCCCCAACCTGGGCATCCTCCACGTGACCAAGAAGAATGTGAGTAAGACACTGGAGGACCGTATGACTGAGGCCTACAGGATGGGTTACAACTGTGGTATTGTCATCCACCCCGAGATAGACACCATCCAGGGAGAGGTCCGCATCCCCCGGGAGCTCACTG ATCACCAGAGAAGCATGATCTGCAGTGCAGCAACCAAGCAGGCTAAAGAGATGGATCTAAGCGTGGTGCGCCTCATGTTCACAGCCTTCCTCCCAGATAGTGACGGGGGCTTCTCCCGTAGACTGGACCCCGTCATATCAGACCCCATTTTCGACAGCA AAGCTCCTAATGCATCCAACCTGAAGATTGTGCGGATGGACCGCACAGCTGGCTGTGtgacaggaggagaagaggtcTACCTGCTCTGTGACAAGGTCCAGaaag ATGACATCCAGGTACGCTTCTATGAGGATGACGAGACAGGGCTGACATGGGAGGCCTTTGGGGACTTCTCCCCCACTGATGTCCATCGACAG TTTGCCATTGTTTTCAAGACCCCCAAATACAGAGACCTGAACCTCCAGAAGCCCACCTCAGTGTTTGTGCAGCTGAAGCGTAAATCGGACAACGAGACGAGCGAGCCCAAGCCCTTCACCTACCACCCACAGATCATAG ATAAGGAAGAGGtgcagaggaagagacagaagaCCCTGCCTAATTTCCAGGACTACAACGGCCAAGGTGGAGCAGGGGGCATGTACCGGGGAACAGGGGGAGGCTCCGCTACGGGGGGAGGACCCGGCTCAGGGGGAGGAG GTTACTTCCAGGCCTATTCCACCTACAATAACTACGGCACCGGCTATAACGCCGGCTTTTCCCCTGGCATGAGTGGTGGCGGGGCGGGCATTAAACATG CTACACAGAGCAGAGCGGAGGACAGCGGTGATGACAGCGACATGGGCGATGACCCGTCCTCGGGGGCAGTGGTGGCGGACCGAGCCCAGTCGGAGGAGGATGCCTCTGCCGGGGAGACaagtgaggagagaggggctggTGTGGAGCTAGGACCAGGGGACAGGACTGGCG AATGCGTGCTGGAAGCCAGGCTGGTGGATGTGGCTGAGAGGCAGGCTGAAGCCCTCTTCCATTACGCCGTCACTGGAGATGTCCGCTACCTGATGGCTCCACAGCGCCACCTCATGACGGCTCAGGACGAGAACGGCGACAC TGGTCTCCATCTGGGTGTGATCCACAGCCAGACAGACGCAGTCAGGAGTCTAGCCCAGGTGCTCTCTGCCCTGCCTGGAGAGGAGGTCCTCAACATGAGGAATGACCTCTACCAG ACTCCTTTGCACCTAGCGGTGATAACCCAGCAGAAGGAGGCGGCCGAGGCCCTCGTATTGGCTGGGGCTGATGTAACTCTGTCTGATCGCAACGGaaacacagctctacacctggcCACTCagcagaaggagggagggatggtgggatttCTACTAAGACACAGAGAGGTGGTGGAACTAGTGGACCTCCCCAACACAgcag GATTTTGCTccctccacctggctgtgctggcCAACAGCCTATGTTCCCTCAGGGACCTCCTGGTGAGCGGGGGCAATGTGGAGGTCCAGGAGAGGAGCTGCGGCCGCACGGCACTCCACTTGGCCACTGAGCTGGACAATGTCTCCTTGGCAGGCTGCCTGCTACTGGAG GGGAATGCTGATGTGGACTGCTGCACCTACAACGGCTCCAGCCCTCTCCACATAGCAGCAGGCCGGGGCTCTGTCAAACTGACCGCTCTCCTCATGGCTGCAG GTGCCAATCCTCACAAAGAGAACTTTGAGCCCCTGTTCTTCAGAGAGGATGACTGCTAtgtggatgaggaagaggagcaggATGAAGGCTACATCCCAGGGATGACTCCTCTTAACATGGCAGCCACTCCTGAG GTGTTGGAAATTCTGAATGGCAAAGAGTACAAGCCAGAGACCACCATCCCAGTCTTCATCCCCCCTCAAG GCGATATGCGGAGCCTGGGCTCAGACACAAAGCGGGCATTATGCCAGGCCCTTGAGTGCCAGGGGGGGAGCTGGGAGAGCCTGGCAAACACGCTGGGGCTGGGCATCCTTAACAGCGCCTTCAGACTCAGCCCCTCCCCCGCCAGCACACTGCTGGACAGCtatgag GTGTCCGGGGGAATGGTCAAGGACCTTTTGGAGGGACTCAGGACGGTGGATAACTCCACCGCTTTGACAGTACTGCAGGGGGCACTGTGTGAAACAGAGCAGGCTCCTCTAGCTCCCCAAAGCACCACAGAGCTCTTAG GACGTGTCCAGGATCTGAAGCTGGACGGACAGGAGGACAGCGGCGTGTGTGACAGTGGGGTGGAGCTCTCCACAGCGTGA